The following are encoded in a window of Arthrobacter sp. OAP107 genomic DNA:
- a CDS encoding DUF177 domain-containing protein produces the protein MMLDVKDLGRSPGSMRTLTEHVPAPGDLGVALIGVQEGSDIELDLRLEAVHEGILVSGTALTEVKGECGRCLDPLAYDLEVNVQELFFYEGVQLSDGEDDEEQRRVEHDLIDLEPVLRDAVVTMLPFQPVCREDCQGLCSECGARLEDEPGHHHEVVDPRWAALADLAKPDRQN, from the coding sequence TTGATGTTAGATGTCAAGGACCTCGGACGCAGTCCGGGGAGCATGCGTACACTGACGGAACATGTACCCGCGCCGGGGGATCTCGGCGTGGCGCTCATTGGCGTTCAGGAAGGCTCGGATATCGAGCTCGACCTGAGGCTTGAGGCCGTACACGAAGGAATTCTGGTATCAGGAACCGCCCTCACCGAAGTAAAAGGTGAGTGCGGCCGATGCCTGGATCCCCTTGCGTATGACCTTGAGGTCAATGTGCAAGAACTTTTCTTCTACGAAGGTGTACAGCTTTCTGACGGGGAAGACGATGAAGAGCAACGTCGAGTCGAGCACGATCTGATCGATCTTGAACCGGTGTTGCGGGACGCAGTTGTTACCATGCTGCCGTTCCAGCCGGTGTGCCGGGAAGACTGCCAGGGTCTGTGTTCCGAATGCGGAGCGCGCCTGGAAGACGAGCCGGGGCACCACCACGAGGTCGTAGATCCTCGCTGGGCTGCCCTAGCTGATCTGGCTAAGCCTGACCGGCAAAATTGA
- the rnc gene encoding ribonuclease III — translation MSSTEELLKRLGVFIDAGTLRLALTHRSYAYENGGIPTNERLEFLGDSILGFSVTDALYRDNPTLPEGDLAKRRSAVVSTRALAGIGRSLGIGDYIYLGQGEKLTEGKNKASILADTMEALIGATYVSNDIETARQLVMRLIGPLLKDAAALGAGTDWKTSIQELAAGRQLGSIYYAVEGSGPDHARTFVAVLQIGGTAYGKGSGHSKKEAEQEAAADAWRKLSGAEAKVSAEGSAPAGAESAADDAKAAPSESAAGS, via the coding sequence ATGTCTTCAACTGAAGAGCTTCTGAAGCGTCTCGGTGTCTTCATTGACGCCGGGACGCTTCGTCTTGCTCTGACACACCGTTCGTACGCCTACGAAAACGGCGGCATACCCACCAACGAGCGCCTTGAGTTCCTCGGCGACTCCATCCTGGGCTTCTCCGTCACCGATGCGCTGTACCGCGACAACCCGACGCTCCCCGAGGGCGATCTGGCCAAGCGCCGGTCGGCCGTGGTGAGTACCCGCGCCCTCGCGGGCATCGGCCGCAGCCTGGGCATCGGGGACTACATTTACCTCGGCCAGGGGGAGAAACTCACCGAAGGCAAGAACAAGGCCTCGATCCTGGCCGACACCATGGAAGCCCTCATCGGCGCCACCTACGTGTCCAACGACATCGAGACCGCCCGCCAGCTGGTGATGCGGCTCATCGGACCGCTCCTGAAGGACGCCGCCGCCCTCGGCGCCGGCACGGACTGGAAAACCAGCATCCAGGAGCTGGCAGCGGGACGCCAGCTGGGCAGCATCTACTACGCCGTGGAGGGCTCCGGCCCGGACCACGCGCGCACCTTCGTCGCCGTCCTCCAGATTGGCGGAACTGCCTACGGAAAGGGCTCCGGCCACTCCAAGAAGGAAGCCGAGCAGGAAGCTGCCGCCGATGCCTGGCGGAAGCTCTCTGGCGCGGAAGCCAAGGTCTCGGCCGAGGGGTCTGCACCGGCCGGCGCGGAGTCCGCAGCGGATGACGCGAAGGCGGCCCCGTCGGAATCCGCCGCGGGCAGCTAA
- a CDS encoding ATP-dependent DNA helicase RecG has translation MNAELELGLERRVGKRSATAIGKHLGITTVGGLLNHFPRRYLNRGDLTRISELPFDEEVTLIARVVSNSTRQMRARKGSITDVVVTDDAGTGTLKISFFNGRLARAELHPGRRAMFSGKVTRYQGSLGLTNPNYQLLDKDPEVPDMDPEKLAAMPIPIYPATAGITSWSIQKVVKALLETADLDALPDPVPAAIAAREKFLPVPEAYRLIHAPENAQDWRKARERFRYQEALVLQSALARRRAQLASEEATARRPVPDGLLAAFDRQLPFTLTAGQSAVGKTLSAELSQDWPMNRLLQGEVGSGKTIVALRAMLQVVDAGGQAALLAPTEVLAAQHFDSIRRTLGPLARDGLLGGLGDHSVQVSLLTGSMPTAARKQALLDAASGTAGIVIGTHALLSDNVTFFDLGLIVVDEQHRFGVEQRDALRAKASKPPHLLVMTATPIPRTVAMTVFGDLETSVLDELPAGRAPITTHVVGLAENPAWAARIWSRSREEIESGHQVYVVCPKIGADDDGDFTPGEAEPEPGELEGDGAARELASVTAVVEHLKDEPALAGVALAPLHGRQDPVLKSETMASFTANQTKLLVSTTVIEVGVDVHNATLMVILDADRFGISQLHQLRGRVGRGGLPGTCLLVTTLEPGHPSRRRLDAVAATTDGFELSQEDLKLRREGDILGASQSGGRSTLKLLRVLEHEDIIARARQDAQKIVAADPALTGYAALAEAIDEYLNPEKEAFLERG, from the coding sequence ATGAACGCCGAACTGGAACTCGGCCTGGAGCGCCGGGTCGGCAAGCGCTCCGCGACGGCCATCGGGAAGCACCTGGGCATCACCACCGTCGGCGGCCTGCTCAACCACTTCCCGCGCCGCTACCTCAACCGCGGCGACCTGACGCGCATCAGCGAACTCCCGTTCGATGAGGAAGTGACGCTCATCGCCCGCGTCGTGTCCAACAGCACCCGGCAGATGCGCGCCCGGAAGGGCTCCATCACCGACGTCGTCGTCACCGACGACGCCGGAACGGGCACACTGAAAATCAGTTTCTTCAACGGCCGCCTCGCCAGGGCCGAGCTGCATCCCGGCCGGCGGGCCATGTTCTCCGGTAAGGTCACGCGCTACCAGGGTTCACTGGGGCTGACCAACCCGAACTACCAGCTGCTGGACAAGGACCCGGAGGTCCCGGACATGGACCCGGAAAAGCTCGCGGCCATGCCCATCCCGATTTATCCGGCCACCGCGGGCATCACCAGCTGGTCTATCCAGAAGGTCGTGAAAGCCCTGCTGGAAACCGCCGACCTGGACGCCTTGCCGGACCCGGTTCCGGCGGCCATAGCCGCACGTGAAAAATTCCTTCCCGTGCCGGAGGCCTACCGGCTCATCCATGCCCCGGAGAACGCGCAGGACTGGCGCAAGGCCAGGGAGCGGTTCCGCTACCAGGAGGCCCTGGTCCTCCAGTCGGCCCTGGCCCGCCGCCGTGCCCAGCTTGCTTCCGAGGAGGCCACCGCCCGGCGGCCCGTGCCGGACGGCCTGCTCGCAGCCTTCGACCGCCAGCTGCCGTTCACCCTGACCGCCGGCCAGTCCGCCGTCGGCAAGACCCTCTCCGCGGAGCTGTCCCAGGACTGGCCCATGAACAGGCTGCTGCAGGGCGAGGTTGGCTCCGGCAAAACCATTGTGGCGCTCCGTGCCATGCTCCAGGTGGTCGACGCCGGGGGGCAGGCTGCACTGCTGGCGCCTACGGAAGTGCTGGCGGCACAGCACTTCGACTCCATCCGGCGCACCCTCGGCCCGTTGGCCCGCGACGGGCTCCTGGGGGGACTGGGTGACCATTCGGTGCAGGTCAGCCTGCTTACCGGCTCCATGCCTACCGCCGCACGCAAGCAGGCGCTGCTCGACGCCGCTTCGGGCACTGCCGGGATCGTCATCGGCACGCACGCGCTGCTGAGCGACAACGTCACCTTCTTTGATCTGGGCCTCATCGTGGTGGATGAGCAGCACCGCTTCGGCGTGGAACAGCGCGACGCCCTGCGTGCCAAGGCCAGCAAGCCGCCGCACCTGCTGGTCATGACCGCGACCCCGATCCCCAGGACCGTGGCCATGACGGTGTTCGGCGACCTTGAAACGTCCGTGCTTGACGAGCTGCCCGCAGGCCGGGCGCCCATCACCACGCATGTGGTGGGCCTCGCGGAGAACCCCGCCTGGGCAGCCCGCATCTGGTCCCGGTCCCGCGAGGAGATCGAGTCAGGACACCAGGTGTACGTCGTTTGCCCCAAGATCGGGGCGGACGACGACGGCGACTTTACTCCCGGTGAAGCGGAACCTGAGCCCGGGGAACTGGAGGGCGACGGAGCCGCACGCGAACTGGCGTCCGTGACTGCCGTCGTCGAGCATCTCAAAGACGAACCTGCACTGGCCGGAGTGGCGCTGGCGCCGCTCCACGGGCGCCAGGACCCGGTGCTGAAGTCCGAGACCATGGCTTCCTTCACCGCCAATCAGACCAAGCTGCTTGTCTCCACCACCGTCATTGAGGTGGGCGTGGACGTGCACAACGCCACCCTGATGGTCATCCTGGACGCGGACCGCTTCGGCATCTCCCAGCTTCACCAGCTCCGCGGGCGCGTGGGCAGGGGCGGGCTGCCGGGCACGTGCCTGCTGGTAACCACGCTTGAACCGGGGCACCCGAGCCGGCGCAGGCTGGACGCCGTGGCGGCCACCACCGACGGATTCGAGCTGTCCCAGGAGGACCTGAAGCTGCGCCGCGAGGGCGACATCCTCGGCGCCTCGCAGTCCGGCGGCCGGTCCACGCTGAAGCTGCTCCGCGTGCTCGAGCACGAGGACATCATCGCCCGCGCCAGGCAGGACGCCCAGAAGATCGTCGCCGCAGACCCCGCGTTGACCGGCTATGCGGCACTTGCCGAGGCCATTGACGAGTACTTGAATCCGGAGAAGGAGGCGTTCCTTGAACGCGGCTAG
- a CDS encoding aminotransferase class I/II-fold pyridoxal phosphate-dependent enzyme, whose translation MTQTLPAPWQRAASGANLLASDGALGVTIFEEMTTLAMQTGAINLGQGFPDEDGPAEIKAAAQAAIAEGSNQYAPGKGIPQLREAVAAHQSRFYGLEPDPDTEIIVTTGATEAIAASLLAFVGPGDEVLTFEPFYDSYGAIIGLSGATHVTAPLLAPDFVPDSAALEAAFTDRTKVVLLNNPHNPTGAVFPREVLQRVVDLARKHDAIIITDEVYEHLTFGVRHIPVATLPGAADRTVTISSAGKTFSFTGWKVGWLSGPEHLVAAVRTVKQFLTYSSGTPFQSAIASGLALPDEFYRGISATLRKKRDILSEGLRAAGLDVFTPDGTYFVNVDTSPLGIRDSVDLARRLPGLVGVAAIPVPVFCHPEGAERTRSLLRFAFCKRIEVLEEAAARLATLQDRL comes from the coding sequence ATGACACAAACACTTCCGGCACCCTGGCAGCGCGCGGCCAGCGGGGCGAACCTGCTGGCAAGTGACGGCGCGTTGGGCGTGACGATCTTCGAGGAGATGACCACGCTGGCCATGCAGACCGGCGCCATCAATCTGGGGCAGGGTTTCCCCGACGAGGATGGCCCCGCGGAGATCAAGGCGGCCGCCCAGGCCGCGATCGCCGAAGGCTCCAACCAGTACGCGCCGGGCAAGGGGATCCCACAGCTCCGGGAGGCCGTGGCCGCACACCAGAGCCGGTTTTACGGGCTGGAACCGGACCCGGACACCGAAATCATCGTCACCACCGGCGCCACCGAGGCCATCGCCGCGTCCCTGCTTGCCTTCGTCGGCCCCGGAGACGAGGTCCTGACGTTCGAACCGTTCTACGACTCCTACGGCGCCATCATCGGTCTCTCCGGCGCCACGCACGTCACTGCCCCTCTGCTGGCCCCCGATTTCGTCCCTGATTCCGCCGCCCTGGAAGCGGCGTTCACCGACCGCACCAAAGTCGTGCTGCTGAACAACCCGCATAACCCCACGGGTGCGGTCTTCCCGCGCGAGGTGCTTCAGCGCGTCGTCGACCTCGCCCGGAAGCATGACGCGATCATCATCACCGACGAGGTGTACGAGCACCTGACGTTCGGTGTCCGGCACATCCCGGTGGCCACGCTGCCGGGGGCCGCCGACAGGACGGTCACCATCTCCTCGGCGGGCAAGACGTTCTCCTTCACCGGCTGGAAAGTCGGCTGGCTGAGCGGCCCGGAGCACCTGGTGGCGGCGGTCCGGACGGTAAAGCAGTTCCTCACGTACAGTTCCGGCACCCCGTTCCAGAGCGCCATCGCCAGCGGTCTGGCCCTGCCGGACGAGTTTTACCGGGGCATCTCCGCCACGCTGCGGAAAAAACGCGACATCCTCAGCGAGGGGCTGCGCGCGGCCGGCCTGGACGTGTTCACGCCCGACGGCACCTACTTCGTCAACGTGGATACCTCGCCGCTGGGCATCCGGGACTCGGTGGACCTGGCCCGGCGCCTGCCCGGCCTGGTGGGTGTGGCAGCGATCCCGGTTCCCGTGTTTTGCCACCCGGAGGGCGCGGAGCGGACGCGCAGCCTGCTGCGGTTCGCATTCTGCAAGCGCATTGAAGTCCTCGAGGAAGCCGCCGCACGGCTGGCGACCCTTCAGGACAGGCTCTGA
- the ftsY gene encoding signal recognition particle-docking protein FtsY, with protein MNDILPILLPILAALVVIGGLVPVLMKARKSGKQYPGTRDANDPVKPLGGGGTLLEDSPAAPAAPADRQARDAADLEGLEADVPDDAAGLETIQVETPLPVAGRLTRLRERLVKSNNVLGKGLLALLSSDKIDENVWDEVEETLLLADLGTEPTMQLVDALRERVKVLGARDPEHVKALLREELIKIVDPSMDRSLRIDRHADRPAVIMVVGVNGVGKTTTVGKLARVLVAEDKDVLLGAADTFRAAAAEQLATWGQRVGVPTVKSDIDGADPASVAYEAVKAGIEQEVDVVMIDTAGRLQNKVGLMDELSKVKRVVEKLAEVDEVLLVLDATTGQNGLNQARVFAEVVNITGIVLTKLDGTAKGGIVVAIQKSLGVPVKLIGLGEGADDLAPFETEGFVDALLN; from the coding sequence GTGAATGACATTCTCCCCATTCTTCTGCCCATTCTTGCTGCCCTGGTAGTTATCGGCGGGCTGGTCCCGGTGCTGATGAAGGCCCGGAAATCCGGTAAGCAATACCCCGGCACCCGGGACGCGAACGACCCCGTTAAGCCGCTCGGAGGCGGAGGGACCCTCCTCGAGGACAGCCCGGCCGCGCCCGCCGCTCCTGCTGATCGCCAGGCCCGGGACGCCGCCGACCTTGAAGGACTGGAAGCCGACGTTCCGGATGACGCGGCCGGCCTGGAAACCATCCAGGTGGAGACGCCGCTGCCAGTGGCGGGGCGGCTCACCCGCCTCCGGGAGCGCCTGGTCAAGTCCAACAACGTGCTCGGCAAGGGCCTGCTGGCACTGCTCTCCAGCGACAAGATCGATGAGAACGTCTGGGATGAGGTGGAGGAGACCCTGCTCCTGGCCGACCTTGGCACAGAACCCACCATGCAGCTCGTGGACGCGCTCCGCGAACGTGTCAAGGTCCTGGGCGCGCGCGACCCCGAGCACGTCAAGGCGCTGCTCCGGGAAGAGCTCATCAAGATTGTGGACCCGTCCATGGACCGGAGCCTGCGGATCGACCGGCACGCGGACCGGCCCGCCGTCATCATGGTGGTCGGCGTCAACGGAGTGGGAAAGACCACCACCGTAGGAAAGCTGGCCCGCGTCCTCGTTGCGGAGGACAAGGATGTCCTGCTCGGTGCCGCGGACACGTTCCGTGCAGCCGCCGCCGAGCAGCTGGCAACCTGGGGACAGCGCGTGGGGGTCCCCACCGTGAAATCCGACATCGACGGCGCCGACCCGGCCTCGGTAGCGTACGAGGCCGTCAAAGCCGGCATCGAGCAGGAGGTCGACGTCGTCATGATTGACACTGCCGGCCGTCTGCAGAACAAGGTCGGCCTGATGGACGAGCTAAGCAAGGTCAAGCGCGTTGTGGAAAAGCTGGCAGAGGTGGACGAGGTCCTGTTGGTGCTGGACGCCACCACCGGCCAGAACGGGCTGAACCAGGCGCGGGTCTTCGCCGAAGTCGTCAACATCACCGGCATCGTGCTGACGAAGCTGGACGGGACCGCGAAGGGCGGCATTGTCGTCGCCATCCAGAAGAGCCTCGGCGTGCCCGTGAAGCTCATCGGCCTCGGCGAGGGCGCGGACGACCTCGCCCCGTTCGAGACCGAGGGCTTCGTCGACGCCCTCCTGAACTAG
- a CDS encoding DAK2 domain-containing protein translates to MKRWLGKAETALGNHSDRLNAINIFPVADGDTGTNLYLTVRAAARALQDATAPSGAGQEHTGQPAQLNDVGAVLARAGQAAMEQARGNSGTLFSVFLCAAAEPLHGHTRLTSSLLAAALNRAQIRAWSALSDPVPGTMLSVMEAAGRAAAAVDAGQNGNHSNHALGLVLDAAVEAALEAVVRTEGQLDALQAAHVVDAGGVGMLLILDCLRSAVLGEELNNELLDGLHGYDVQDPHIHTGMPADDGVEVMCTISLSPLDAATLRQRLDELGDSVIMSQVGPSADAEGRYRWRVHVHVPDPVPALDMIRSLGAPADVSVSELALPRDPSGEVSAEGR, encoded by the coding sequence ATGAAGCGGTGGCTGGGCAAGGCCGAAACCGCACTGGGCAACCACAGCGACCGCCTCAACGCCATCAACATCTTCCCGGTGGCCGATGGCGACACCGGAACCAACCTGTACCTCACGGTCCGTGCCGCAGCCCGGGCGCTGCAGGATGCTACCGCTCCCTCGGGTGCCGGCCAGGAACACACCGGGCAACCCGCACAGCTCAATGACGTGGGCGCCGTCCTGGCGCGTGCCGGCCAGGCGGCGATGGAGCAGGCCAGGGGGAACTCCGGCACGCTGTTCTCCGTCTTCCTCTGCGCCGCGGCCGAGCCATTGCACGGACACACCAGGCTCACCTCCTCGCTGCTCGCCGCAGCCCTCAACCGGGCCCAGATCAGGGCCTGGTCCGCGCTGAGCGACCCCGTTCCCGGCACCATGCTCTCAGTGATGGAGGCAGCGGGCCGGGCTGCGGCCGCCGTCGACGCCGGCCAGAACGGCAACCACAGCAACCATGCCCTGGGCCTGGTCCTGGATGCGGCCGTGGAGGCGGCCCTCGAGGCCGTGGTCCGCACGGAGGGGCAGCTTGATGCCCTGCAGGCCGCGCACGTGGTGGACGCCGGCGGCGTGGGAATGCTGCTGATCCTGGACTGCCTCCGTTCGGCGGTGCTCGGCGAGGAGCTCAACAACGAACTCCTCGACGGCCTGCACGGCTACGACGTTCAGGACCCGCACATCCACACCGGCATGCCGGCCGACGACGGCGTGGAGGTCATGTGCACCATCAGCCTGTCCCCGCTGGACGCCGCCACGCTCCGCCAGCGGCTGGATGAACTCGGGGATTCCGTGATCATGAGCCAGGTGGGCCCTTCCGCCGACGCCGAGGGCCGGTACCGGTGGCGCGTCCACGTGCATGTCCCGGACCCGGTCCCCGCCCTTGACATGATCAGGTCGCTGGGCGCTCCGGCGGACGTGTCCGTCAGCGAGCTCGCACTGCCCCGGGACCCGTCGGGAGAAGTGAGCGCAGAAGGACGATGA
- the rsmD gene encoding 16S rRNA (guanine(966)-N(2))-methyltransferase RsmD: MSRIVAGAAGGTPLANVSGSQTRPTTDRVKEALFSRLDAFNVLGGARVLDLYAGSGALGVESASRGAETVDLVEFDAKASAVCQRNADVINGVLGRKAVTVHRSKVESFLDRAAEDATWDVAFLDPPYPLEEPALASVLEKLAPHLNDGAVVVVERSSRATEPGWPEGLERFAEKKYGETRLWYAEPSSGQDVDVALEAED; the protein is encoded by the coding sequence ATGAGCAGGATCGTTGCCGGTGCCGCGGGCGGAACCCCGCTGGCCAACGTGTCCGGGTCCCAGACCCGACCCACCACCGACCGGGTCAAGGAGGCATTGTTTTCCAGGCTGGACGCGTTCAACGTGCTCGGCGGCGCCCGGGTCCTGGACCTGTATGCCGGGTCCGGTGCACTGGGGGTGGAGAGCGCCAGCAGGGGTGCGGAAACTGTCGATCTCGTGGAGTTCGATGCGAAGGCCAGTGCCGTGTGCCAGCGCAACGCCGACGTCATCAACGGAGTCCTGGGCCGCAAGGCCGTCACGGTCCACCGCTCCAAGGTGGAGTCCTTCCTCGACCGCGCTGCCGAAGACGCCACATGGGACGTCGCCTTCCTGGACCCGCCCTACCCCCTCGAAGAGCCGGCGCTGGCGTCAGTCCTGGAAAAGCTTGCGCCGCACCTCAACGACGGCGCGGTGGTGGTGGTGGAACGCTCGTCCCGGGCCACCGAACCCGGGTGGCCGGAAGGCCTGGAGCGGTTCGCCGAGAAGAAATACGGTGAGACGCGGCTGTGGTACGCCGAACCGTCCAGCGGCCAGGACGTGGACGTGGCGCTGGAGGCCGAGGACTAG
- the mutM gene encoding bifunctional DNA-formamidopyrimidine glycosylase/DNA-(apurinic or apyrimidinic site) lyase produces MPELPEVEVVRRGLVNWVRGRTITGVDVVDPRSVRRHSLGPEDFAGNLEGAKVLDVVRRGKFLWMPLQGDGAPRPSVDDGDPGLPGVALMAHLGMSGQLLMQDSSVPDEKHLKIRLRLSPEGTMPEQLRFVDQRIFGGLFVTTLVPTDDGGPGGLAEDPVPVIAEEASHIARDPLDPHFSFDTFYRRLRKRKTGLKRALLDQGLVSGIGNIYADEALWRAKLHYARPTDTLRRADAERVLAAARDVMTDALAAGGTSFDSLYVNVNGSSGYFERSLNAYGREGEECRRCAAAGIRSILKREQFMNRSSYTCPVCQPRPRNGRW; encoded by the coding sequence GTGCCTGAACTTCCCGAAGTCGAGGTGGTCCGCCGCGGCCTGGTCAACTGGGTGCGCGGCCGGACCATCACCGGCGTAGACGTGGTTGACCCGAGATCCGTGCGCCGGCACTCACTGGGTCCCGAGGATTTCGCCGGGAACCTTGAGGGGGCCAAAGTCCTCGACGTCGTCCGCCGGGGCAAGTTCCTCTGGATGCCTTTGCAGGGGGACGGCGCGCCGCGCCCAAGCGTCGATGACGGCGACCCGGGACTGCCCGGCGTCGCCCTGATGGCCCACCTTGGCATGAGCGGGCAGCTGCTGATGCAGGACAGCTCCGTTCCGGACGAGAAGCATCTGAAGATCCGCCTGCGGCTGAGCCCGGAGGGCACCATGCCGGAGCAGCTGCGGTTCGTGGACCAGCGGATCTTCGGCGGCTTGTTCGTCACCACGCTCGTTCCCACGGACGACGGCGGACCGGGCGGGCTCGCGGAGGACCCGGTGCCGGTCATCGCGGAGGAGGCCTCGCACATCGCGCGCGACCCCCTGGATCCGCACTTTTCCTTTGACACTTTCTACCGCCGCCTCCGAAAGCGGAAGACCGGGCTGAAACGCGCACTGCTGGACCAGGGGCTCGTCTCCGGGATTGGCAACATCTACGCCGACGAGGCCCTGTGGCGGGCAAAACTGCACTATGCGAGGCCCACCGACACCCTCCGGCGGGCCGACGCCGAGCGCGTGCTCGCCGCTGCCCGCGACGTGATGACCGATGCCCTGGCCGCCGGCGGCACCAGCTTCGACTCCCTGTACGTCAACGTCAATGGCTCGTCCGGCTACTTTGAGCGTTCCCTCAACGCCTATGGCCGGGAGGGTGAGGAGTGCCGGCGCTGCGCGGCCGCGGGGATCCGCAGCATCCTGAAGCGCGAGCAGTTCATGAACCGTTCCTCCTACACCTGCCCGGTATGCCAGCCGCGGCCGCGCAACGGCCGCTGGTGA
- a CDS encoding fused MFS/spermidine synthase, with product MADGGVRASRFLRATGQHAVIEPDTYTDGGFVLSIGGAEQSHVDLADPEDIFYEYLRRIGHIVDLAAPWGEPIRALHLGAGALTLARYIQATRPGSVQYAVELERELLDFVLERLPLPEGTDLHTVIGDARSALAELPADLRFDVVILDIFSGPEAPAHIACTGFYQEAAALLTDRGVLIVNVGDEPGLTLVRSQVAALRRAMTDVAACAESGMFTGKYPGNIILAGTRKPWPPEWSAALTARGPHPAKVLAGVELDRLSD from the coding sequence GTGGCCGACGGCGGAGTCCGGGCATCGCGTTTCCTGCGTGCGACCGGCCAGCACGCCGTCATCGAACCGGATACGTATACGGACGGCGGGTTCGTGCTCAGCATCGGCGGGGCCGAGCAGTCCCATGTGGACCTGGCCGATCCCGAGGATATCTTCTACGAATACCTGCGCCGCATCGGGCACATCGTGGACCTCGCAGCTCCGTGGGGTGAACCCATCCGTGCGCTTCACTTGGGCGCCGGCGCCCTGACCCTGGCGCGGTATATCCAGGCGACCCGCCCCGGCTCCGTGCAGTACGCCGTGGAGCTGGAGCGGGAGCTGCTGGACTTCGTGCTGGAGCGGCTGCCGCTGCCGGAGGGCACCGACCTGCATACCGTTATCGGCGACGCGCGCAGTGCCCTGGCGGAGCTGCCTGCGGACCTGCGTTTCGACGTCGTCATCCTGGACATCTTCTCCGGTCCGGAGGCGCCGGCGCACATTGCCTGCACCGGGTTCTACCAGGAGGCCGCTGCGCTCCTCACGGACCGGGGCGTGCTGATCGTGAATGTCGGCGACGAGCCCGGCCTGACGCTCGTCCGGAGCCAGGTGGCAGCGCTGCGAAGGGCCATGACGGACGTGGCCGCCTGTGCCGAGTCGGGGATGTTCACGGGAAAGTATCCGGGGAACATCATCCTTGCCGGCACCAGGAAGCCGTGGCCCCCCGAGTGGTCCGCCGCCCTCACGGCCCGCGGACCCCATCCGGCCAAGGTCCTGGCCGGGGTGGAACTGGACCGGTTGTCGGACTGA
- the coaD gene encoding pantetheine-phosphate adenylyltransferase codes for MRRAVCPGSFDPIHNGHLEVIARAASLFDEVIVAVSTNYAKKYRFPLEERIEMARETLASLRGIVVEPVGEGLLAEYCRQRGVSAIVKGLRSSSDFDYELPMATMNRQLSGVETVFLPAEAHYLHLSSTLIKEVASLGGSVSEYVPRSVLKRLLAGGAP; via the coding sequence ATGAGACGCGCCGTATGCCCAGGCTCCTTCGACCCCATCCACAATGGACACCTCGAGGTGATCGCCAGAGCCGCGAGCCTGTTTGATGAGGTGATCGTCGCAGTGTCCACCAACTATGCCAAGAAGTACCGGTTTCCGCTTGAGGAGCGGATCGAGATGGCCAGGGAGACCCTGGCCTCGCTGCGCGGCATCGTCGTGGAACCCGTCGGGGAGGGCCTTCTGGCGGAGTACTGCCGGCAGCGCGGCGTGTCCGCCATCGTGAAGGGGCTGCGGTCGTCGTCGGACTTTGACTACGAGCTTCCCATGGCGACGATGAACCGCCAGCTGAGCGGAGTGGAGACGGTGTTCCTTCCGGCGGAGGCGCACTACCTTCACCTGTCGTCCACGCTCATCAAGGAAGTGGCCTCCCTGGGCGGCAGCGTGTCTGAGTACGTTCCCAGGTCTGTGTTGAAACGGCTCCTTGCGGGCGGCGCGCCTTAG
- the rpmF gene encoding 50S ribosomal protein L32, with product MAVPKRKMSRSNTRARRSQWKATAPHLVKTIENGQVTYSLPHQAKVVTDSAGTALFLEYKGRKVADV from the coding sequence GTGGCTGTTCCCAAGCGGAAAATGTCTCGCTCGAATACCCGCGCCCGCCGCTCCCAGTGGAAGGCAACTGCCCCCCACCTGGTGAAGACCATCGAGAACGGCCAGGTCACCTACAGCCTGCCGCACCAGGCAAAGGTCGTTACCGACTCGGCTGGCACTGCGCTGTTCCTTGAGTACAAGGGCCGCAAGGTCGCGGACGTCTAA